CGGCGTCCAAAGCTCCCTCCAAGCCTGTGAAAAAAGCCCCCCCCGCCAAACCCGCTGCCAAGGCTCCGGCCAAGAAACCTGCTGCCAAGAAGGCGGCCCCGGTGAAAAAGGCCGCCCCCTCGAAAGCCGCCCCCGCCAAGAAGGCCGTGGTGAAAAAAGCCGCTCCGGCGAAGAAGGCGGCCCCGGCCAAGAAAACCGTGCCTGTGAAAAAAGCCCCTGTGGCGAAGAAAGCGGCCCCGGTGAAACCGGCTGCCAAGGCCCCCGCGAAAAAAGCTGCCCCCCCAGCGCCAGCCACGAAGCTGGCGGTGAAGGTGGCTGCCCCGGCGAAAAAGGCCGAGGCTAAAAAGCCCGCCCCCGCTCCGGTAAAAGCTGCCGCAGCACCCGTGCAGGAGGCTCCACCGCCGCCAGCCCCTGTGAAGGCCGCGCCTGCGCCCGCACCGAAGCCCCCGGCAAAACCTGCGGCCAGCGGGAAAGCGGGAGCCAAAGTGGTGACTCCAGCCGTCGCGGCAGATCCCATTGCGCCGCCAAAGCCGCCCGTGATGTCGGATGAAAAACCCGTGGCCTCGAAATCGGGCGCGCTGTTTTATGATTCCCACATGCACACCCCCCTGTGCAAACACGCCTGGGGCGAGCCGGAAGAATACGCCGCCCAGGCCCTGAAATCCGGCCTGAAGGGCATTATCTTCACCTGCCACTGCCCGATGCCGGATGGCTTTTGGCCCACGGTCCGCATGGCGGAAAGCGAATTCGATACTTACGTGTCCATGGTCCAGCGCACCGCTGAGGCCTACAAGGGCAAGCTGGACGTCTGCCTGGGCCTGGAAAGCGAGTTCTTCCCCGGCTACGAAAAATACATCGAAAACCTGCACAAGCGGGCCGACTTTGATTACATCCTCGGGGCCGTGCACTGGCAGTCGAAGGACTACCTGGCCAAGTTTGAAACCGGCACCATCGAGAACTTCCGCCGCACCTACCTGGAGCATCTGGCCCAGAGTGCGGAGACGGGGCTTTATGACTGCGTGGCGCACCCCGACCTGGTGAAAAACTATCACCCGGATTCCTGGTGCTTTGCCATCATCAAAAACACCGTTTCCACCGTTCTGGACCGCATCGCCAAAACCGGTGTGGCCATGGAGCTGAACACCTCCGGGCTGAACAAAAGCTACTCCGAGATGAATCCCGGCAACGAGATGCTGCGCATGATGGCGGATCGGAAGATCCCGGTGGTGCTGGGCAGTGACTCGCACAAGGCCGTGCGCGTGGGTGAGCACTTTATCACCGCGCTGAACAACCTCAGTGATGCCGGTTACGAGGAAGTCAGCTACTTCAAGAAGCGGCAGCGGATTGACCTGAAGATCAGCGATGTGCTCGCCAGCATTCGGAAAGCGATTGATGCCAATTCCTAATCGCCAGCCGGGCTTTTAGGGATGGGTTCGAATTCGTGAAAAGTGTCTCCAGCCGTTGCTTGCGGGCGGGCTGCACATCGCTATGGCAACGGTTCCATGATTCCTTTTCCCGACAGCCCGGTCGCCGTGCTCTGCAGCGGTGGCGACGCCCCCGGTATGAACGCCTTCCTCCGCGCCATCGTGCGGCTGGGGCTGAACCGGCACAAGGTGCCCGTGCTGGGCATCCGCGGCGGTTATCGCGGACTGGTGCGTGCCGCCAAACAAGTCAACGGTGAGGCCGACGAACTGGTGCGGCTGAAGCAGGAGATCACGGCCAATACGGGCAACCGGGGCCTCATTGATGCGAAGATGAGCATCATCCAGATGGACCACGCCAGCGTCAGCGGCATCATGGGCAAAGGCGGCACCATCCTGGGTTCGGC
The Prosthecobacter algae genome window above contains:
- a CDS encoding histidinol-phosphatase; its protein translation is MSKTHPPKSKSAKKAVTAKPAAKKVAASKPASKAPSKPVKKAPPAKPAAKAPAKKPAAKKAAPVKKAAPSKAAPAKKAVVKKAAPAKKAAPAKKTVPVKKAPVAKKAAPVKPAAKAPAKKAAPPAPATKLAVKVAAPAKKAEAKKPAPAPVKAAAAPVQEAPPPPAPVKAAPAPAPKPPAKPAASGKAGAKVVTPAVAADPIAPPKPPVMSDEKPVASKSGALFYDSHMHTPLCKHAWGEPEEYAAQALKSGLKGIIFTCHCPMPDGFWPTVRMAESEFDTYVSMVQRTAEAYKGKLDVCLGLESEFFPGYEKYIENLHKRADFDYILGAVHWQSKDYLAKFETGTIENFRRTYLEHLAQSAETGLYDCVAHPDLVKNYHPDSWCFAIIKNTVSTVLDRIAKTGVAMELNTSGLNKSYSEMNPGNEMLRMMADRKIPVVLGSDSHKAVRVGEHFITALNNLSDAGYEEVSYFKKRQRIDLKISDVLASIRKAIDANS